The following proteins are encoded in a genomic region of Coffea eugenioides isolate CCC68of chromosome 6, Ceug_1.0, whole genome shotgun sequence:
- the LOC113775210 gene encoding YTH domain-containing protein ECT3, producing MEETGQQSFDRFAPISSPGERAIELHNVTEQPLSPKDERIISANPSPDAAISGAPRNAKDQPVPLDKSGALTTVHPLDVPHEQSFYFGGLDNGTGNWDEHSNYVNPNSLHVVPPGMYNENPSLFFPPGYGYDTQMAYGQFSPIPSPISTIMIDGQFYSPHQIPVTPPYFPAVSPGLPHVSSALTVSQTDLMAPATSGQESLVDNALFGPSSGFYVPFGSFGGGDLSGNSSLGFYKFPGDFGSAEGLSNQSSSLESSRYMSQLTSGAVYPQPIGILGPYEQNVAQAPYQGLGLASSSSARHYPHSGSYQGMKYGTGSSSHLDNQRNRLGLDKGGRRDREKDSLNYSNDSLGISSDRNRGPRASKPKSKNSAEENASSGIRKDVESTSGFQLDQYNSPEFVTDYENAKFFVIKSFSEDNVHKSIKYGIWASTPLGNRKLDAAYHEAKDMTGNSPVFLFFSVNASGQFCGIAEMVGPVDFENDAEYWQQDRWSGQFPVKWHVVKDVPNSRFRHILLENNDNKPVTHSRDSQEVKLEQGIEMLKIFKDYEADTSLLDDFTFYDEREKALLEKKAKQRASVTGNSTIALADPINQLSDNLADTLNLDGSKKLPKTELE from the exons ATGGAAGAAACAGGTCAACAGAGCTTCGATCGATTCGCTCCCATCTCGTCTCCTG GGGAGCGAGCTATTGAATTGCATAATGTGACAGAACAG CCACTTTCGCCCAAAGATGAAAGGATTATTTCTGCAAATCCTTCTCCGGATGCAGCCATCTCAGGGGCTCCAAGAAATGCCAAAGATCAGCCTGTTCCCTTGGATAAGAGTGGAGCTCTTACCACTGTGCATCCACTTGATGTGCCGCATGAACAAAGTTTTTACTTTGGAG GTCTTGACAATGGCACTGGGAACTGGGATGAGCATTCTAACTATGTTAATCCTAACAGCTTACATGTTGTACCTCCA GGAATGTATAATGAAAACCCATCACTATTTTTCCCTCCTGGTTATGGCTATGACACCCAGATGGCATATGGACAGTTCTCTCCCATTCCGAGTCCAATCTCCACAATAATGATTGATGGCCAGTTTTACTCTCCGCACCAGATCCCAGTGACACCACCTTATTTTCCAGCAGTTTCACCTGGACTACCACATGTTAGTTCAGCTCTTACAGTCTCACAGACTGATCTAATGGCACCAGCAACTAGTGGACAAGAAAGCTTAGTTGATAATGCGCTTTTTGGGCCAAGTTCAGGCTTCTATGTACCTTTTGGATCTTTTGGGGGAGGGGACCTTTCTGGAAATAGTAGCCTTGGTTTCTATAAGTTCCCAGGGGATTTTGGGTCTGCTGAAGGATTATCAAATCAATCAAGTTCCCTGGAATCAAGCAGGTACATGTCTCAGTTAACATCAGGAGCGGTATATCCACAGCCAATTGGCATTCTTGGGCCATACGAGCAAAATGTCGCTCAG GCGCCATATCAAGGGCTGGGGTTAGCGTCAAGCTCGTCTGCTAGACATTATCCACATAGTGGCTCTTACCAGGGCATGAAATATGGTACAGGTTCCAGTTCTCACTTGGATAACCAGCGGAACAGACTGGGTCTAGATAAAGGAGGAAGGCGTGATAGAGAAAAGGACTCTCTGAACTACTCTAATGATTCTTTAGGAATTTCAAGTGATAGAAATAGAGGACCTAGGGCTTCAAAACCAAAAAGCAAGAATTCTGCTGAAGAGAATGCTTCATCTGGCATACGTAAAGATGTTGAATCTACTTCTGGCTTTCAGCTTGACCAGTATAACAGTCCAGAGTTTGTCACTGATTATGAGAATGCCAAGTTTTTTGTGATCAAGTCTTTCAGTGAAGATAATGTTCACAAGAGCATTAAGTATGGCATTTGGGCTAGCACACCACTTGGAAACAGAAAGCTTGATGCTGCTTATCATGAAGCAAAGGACATGACAGGCAACTCCCCggtcttcctttttttctcg GTCAATGCTAGTGGACAGTTTTGTGGGATAGCTGAGATGGTTGGACctgttgattttgaaaatgatgcGGAGTACTGGCAGCAGGATAGGTGGAGCGGGCAGTTCCCTGTGAAATGGCATGTTGTCAAAGATGTGCCCAATAGTCGGTTCCGCCACATACTTCTTGAAAATAATGACAACAAGCCTGTTACTCACAGTCGAGACTCTCAAGAG GTGAAACTTGAGCAAGGAATTGAAATGCTTAAGATTTTCAAGGACTATGAAGCTGATACATCCCTTTTAGATGATTTTACATTCTATGATGAGCGGGAGAAAGCCTTGTTGGAAAAGAAGGCAAAGCAACGAGCTAGTGTGACAGGAAACTCTACTATTGCTCTTGCTGATCCAATTAATCAACTGTCAGACAACCTGGCTGATACTCTGAACTTGGACGGTAGTAAGAAGCTACCAAAAACAGAGTTGGAGTAG
- the LOC113775498 gene encoding uncharacterized protein LOC113775498, translating into MTLGICLPSSFSISPIPKTKGSITSSSIHRCFCRINSYDFVVVNKTNKKKLKPCKNYFLYSNSCDVKIPAAQIGAAELEDSTTKSGFKNLVWPSPDDEIPFWRREFPTWDVNSDDSVNAEKDSDLLHIVHATAEMAPIAKVGGLGDVVTGLARACITRGHKVDVMLPFYECIQRQHINNLVLISTYASYFNGDWIPTNAYRGEVSGISVIFIEPSNHFFKGQSVYGGSYNELEAYLFFSRACLEWMQVTGTQPDIIHVHEWQTGALPLLYWDIYQDLSLKKPRIVLTIHNMEHYGECSQEQLSKCGLDGSVYATEDKAVDDRTIGHNPERLSLLKGGIVYSNAVVTVSPTYLKETLCSGWLASTLLRNRDKYSGILNGIDSAMWNPATDVFLPAKFDAENFQGKNVCKRFVQRGLGLALEGTSSGSDRVPLVVCVTRLVAQKGLHLLTHAIHRVDELGGQMVVLGRAPDGRVEREFENLANLYNQGSSIRILLMYSEELSHMLYAAADMVLVPSMYEPCGLAQMIGMRYGAIPVVRKTGGLADTVFDIDEGSQPELANGFVFEGIDQGSLNWALDRAFSYYREKPNEWATTLQKVMKVDNSWNKTAGQYIDLYNTLRVKW; encoded by the exons ATGACACTCGGAATCTGCTTGCCATCCTCATTCTCAATCTCCCCAATACCAAAGACAAAGGGTAGTATTACTAGCAGTTCTATTCATCGGTGTTTTTGTAGAATCAACTCTTATGATTTTGTTGTTGTTAACAAGACTAATAAGAAGAAGTTAAAGCCCTGCAAGAATTACTTCTTGTATTCAAATTCATGTGATGTCAAGATCCCTGCTGCTCAG ATTGGAGCTGCAGAATTGGAAGACTCAACTACTAAATCGGGTTTCAAGAATTTAGTCTGGCCTTCTCCTGATGACGAAATCCCATTTTGGCGTAGAGAATTCCCCACATGGGACGTCAACTCAGATGATTCTGTTAATGCAGAGAAGGATTCTGATCTTTTACACATTGTTCATGCGACAGCTGAAATGGCTCCTATTGCAAAAGTTGGAGGTCTTGGTGACGTTGTGACTGGTCTTGCTCGTGCTTGCATAACACGTGGTCATAAAGTGGATGTCATGCTTCCTTTCTATGAATGCATACAGAGGCAACATATTAACAACTTGGTGTTGATTAGTACATATGCTTCATATTTCAACGGAGACTGGATCCCTACTAATGCATATAGGGGCGAAGTCTCTGGAATCTCTGTGATTTTTATTGAGCCATCCAACCATTTCTTTAAGGGACAGAGTGTTTATGGAGGTTCATATAACGAGCTAGAAGCATATTTGTTCTTCAGCCGTGCTTGTCTTGAGTGGATGCAG GTAACTGGAACACAGCCTGATATCATTCATGTCCATGAATGGCAGACTGGTGCACTACCCCTACTTTACTGGGATATATACCAGGATCTCTCACTTAAG aaaccGCGAATAGTATTGACAATTCACAACATGGAGCATTACGGAGAATGCAG CCAAGAGCAACTCAGTAAGTGTGGCCTTGATGGATCTGTATATGCAACTGAAGACAAG GCTGTTGACGATCGTACAATTGGTCATAACCCTGAGAGGTTAAGCTTATTGAAAGGAGGCATTGTCTACAGCAATGCAGTTGT CACAGTCTCCCCGACATACTTAAAAGAAACACTGTGTTCTGGATGGCTTGCTAGTACCTTGTTAAGGAACCGTGACAA GTACTCTGGTATTTTAAATGGAATAGACTCTGCAATGTGGAACCCTGCCACTGATGTTTTCTTGCCTGCTAAATTTGATG CTGAGAACTTTCAAGGGAAGAATGTATGTAAACGCTTCGTTCAAAGGGGACTTGGTTTGGCTTTAGAAGGCACCAGCTCAGGTTCTGACCGGGTGCCTTTGGTTGTCTGTGTTACTCGATTGGTTGCTCAAAAGGGTCTTCATTTACTTACCCATGCCATCCATAGGGTTGATGAACTT GGCGGACAGATGGTAGTGCTTGGGAGAGCCCCAGATGGTCGGGTAGAGAGAGAATTTGAAAATCTTGCAAATTTG TACAACCAAGGCTCCAGCATTAGGATTCTTTTGATGTACAG TGAGGAGCTATCACACATGCTTTATGCAGCTGCAGACATGGTGTTGGTCCCTTCGATGTATGAACCATGTGGGCTGGCTCAGATGATTGGAATGCGTTATGGGGCG ATCCCTGTAGTTAGGAAGACTGGTGGTCTTGCAGATACAGTCTTTGACATAGATGAAGGATCACAACCTGAGTTGGCTAATGG GTTTGTCTTTGAAGGAATTGATCAAGGTTCCCTAAACTGGGCTCTGGATCGTGCATTTTCGTACTACCGAGAAA AACCAAATGAATGGGCTACGACTCTACAGAAAGTCATGAAGGTAGATAATAGCTGGAACAAGACAGCAGGACAGTACATTGATCTGTACAACACATTGAGAGTCAAGTGGTAA